From one Anoplolepis gracilipes chromosome 8, ASM4749672v1, whole genome shotgun sequence genomic stretch:
- the LOC140668746 gene encoding serine/threonine-protein phosphatase 2A 56 kDa regulatory subunit gamma isoform isoform X1: protein MSNRSKKDKETAKSGKDKAKNGKDVDAVDEANKMTGGPPVGNAPPPPTLINKIKYQPGGPVIKKDKRQSSSRFNISKNRELQKLPLLSETQQGNEREELFIQKLRQCCVLFDFESDPLSDLKWKEVKRTALHEMVEYVTKNKNVITEAIYPEAVNMFAVNLFRTLPPSSNPNGAEFDPEEDEPTLEAAWPHLQLVYEFFLRLLESQDFQPSIARRYIDQKFVLQLLELFDSEDPRERDFLKTTLHRIYGKFLGLRAYIRKQINNVFYRFIYETEHHNGIAELLEILGSIINGFALPLKEEHKVFLLKVLLPLHKAKSLSVYHPQLAYCVVQFLEKDPSLTEPVIRNLLKFWPKTHSPKEVMFLNELEEILDVIEPAEFQKVMDPLFRQLAKCVSSPHFQVAERALYYWNNEYIMSLISDNYSVILPIMYPAFYRNSRNHWNKTIHGLIYNALKLFMEMNQKVFDECTTQYYQERQRERKLIKDRDEAWMRVEALAMRHPNYNITNKATTNNTIYTSPQHIDNSPPDEDGDTDQTPLTLEKIEARANEAKKMTNVNKVKPLLRRKSDLPQDSYTMRALSDHKRADEYLVTPPDPNNC from the exons GAAACGGCGAAGAGCGGCAAGGACAAGGCGAAGAACGGCAAGGACGTCGACGCCGTTGACGAG GCAAACAAGATGACCGGGGGACCTCCGGTGGGCAATGCACCACCTCCACCTACGCTCATCAACAAAATCAAGTATCAACCCGGTGGACCTGTAATAAAGAAGGATAAACGGCAAAGCAGCTCGAGGTTCAATATATCGAAAAATCGGGAATTGCAGAAATTACCGTTGTTGTCCG AAACGCAACAGGGAAACGAACGGGAGGAACTTTTTATACAGAAGCTACGGCAATGCTGCGTCCTCTTCGACTTCGAGTCCGATCCCTTGTCAGATTTGAAATGGAAGGAGGTAAAGCGCACTGCTCTCCACGAGATGGTCGAGTATGTAaccaaaaacaaaaatgttattacCGAAGCGATATATCCCGAAGCGGTAAACATG TTCGCCGTAAATCTATTCCGGACGCTACCTCCGTCGTCAAATCCTAACGGCGCGGAATTTGATCCGGAAGAGGATGAGCCGACGTTGGAAGCGGCTTGGCCGCACTTACAACTTGTCTACGAATTTTTTTTGCGGCTGTTAGAGTCGCAGGACTTCCAGCCATCTATAGCGAGGCGCTACATAGATCAAAAATTCGTGCTACAGCTCTTGGAGTTGTTCGATTCTGAAgatccgagagagagagattttcttAAGACGACCCTTCATAGGATTTACGGAAAATTCCTGGGTCTCAGAGCGTACATTAGGAAAcagataaataatgttttctatCGATTTATATACGAGACGGAGCATCACAATGGCATCGCAGAGTTGCTTGAAATCTTAGGaag taTTATAAACGGCTTTGCTCTGCCTTTGAAGGAAGAGCACAAGgtgtttttgttaaaagtcCTACTACCCTTGCACAAGGCTAAGTCATTATCTGTATACCATCCGCAACTAGCGTACTGCGTCGTCCAATTTTTGGAAAAGGATCCGTCGTTAACGGAACCAGTGATTAGAAATCTGTTGAAGTTCTGGCCAAAAACACATTCCCCTAAAGAAGTTATGTTCTTGAACGAGCTTGAAGAGATCTTAGATGTTATCGAGCCAGCTGAATTCCAAAAGGTCATGGATCCGTTATTTAGGCAACTAGCCAAATGTGTATCGTCACCGCATTTCCAG gtAGCGGAAAGGGCTCTCTATTATTGGAATAACGAATACATAATGTCCTTGATATCGGACAATTACTCCGTTATTTTACCGATAATGTATCCAGCTTTTTATAGAAACTCCCGCAATCACTGGAACAAGACGATCCATGGTTTAATTTACAACGCTCTGAAACTTTTTATGGAGATGAATCAAAAAGTATTCGATGAATGTACAACACAATACTATCAG GAACGTCAAAGGGAGCGAAAACTCATAAAAGATCGAGATGAAGCATGGATGCGCGTAGAAGCGCTCGCTATGAGGCATCCAAACTACAATATAACAAACAAAGCAACAacgaataatacaatatacacGTCACCGCAACATATAGATAACTCGCCGCCCGACGAAGACGGTGATACAGATCAAACTCCACTTACGTTGGAGAAAATTGAAGCTAGAGCTAATGAG gcGAAGAAAATGACAAACGTAAACAAAGTAAAACCGCTTTTACGAAGGAAGAGCGATTTACCACAAGATTCATATACAATGCGGGCATTGTCCGATCATAAACGCGCCGATGAATACCTTGTCACGCCGCCAGATCCGAATAATTGCTAG
- the LOC140668746 gene encoding serine/threonine-protein phosphatase 2A 56 kDa regulatory subunit gamma isoform isoform X4 — translation MTGGPPVGNAPPPPTLINKIKYQPGGPVIKKDKRQSSSRFNISKNRELQKLPLLSETQQGNEREELFIQKLRQCCVLFDFESDPLSDLKWKEVKRTALHEMVEYVTKNKNVITEAIYPEAVNMFAVNLFRTLPPSSNPNGAEFDPEEDEPTLEAAWPHLQLVYEFFLRLLESQDFQPSIARRYIDQKFVLQLLELFDSEDPRERDFLKTTLHRIYGKFLGLRAYIRKQINNVFYRFIYETEHHNGIAELLEILGSIINGFALPLKEEHKVFLLKVLLPLHKAKSLSVYHPQLAYCVVQFLEKDPSLTEPVIRNLLKFWPKTHSPKEVMFLNELEEILDVIEPAEFQKVMDPLFRQLAKCVSSPHFQVAERALYYWNNEYIMSLISDNYSVILPIMYPAFYRNSRNHWNKTIHGLIYNALKLFMEMNQKVFDECTTQYYQERQRERKLIKDRDEAWMRVEALAMRHPNYNITNKATTNNTIYTSPQHIDNSPPDEDGDTDQTPLTLEKIEARANEAKKMTNVNKVKPLLRRKSDLPQDSYTMRALSDHKRADEYLVTPPDPNNC, via the exons ATGACCGGGGGACCTCCGGTGGGCAATGCACCACCTCCACCTACGCTCATCAACAAAATCAAGTATCAACCCGGTGGACCTGTAATAAAGAAGGATAAACGGCAAAGCAGCTCGAGGTTCAATATATCGAAAAATCGGGAATTGCAGAAATTACCGTTGTTGTCCG AAACGCAACAGGGAAACGAACGGGAGGAACTTTTTATACAGAAGCTACGGCAATGCTGCGTCCTCTTCGACTTCGAGTCCGATCCCTTGTCAGATTTGAAATGGAAGGAGGTAAAGCGCACTGCTCTCCACGAGATGGTCGAGTATGTAaccaaaaacaaaaatgttattacCGAAGCGATATATCCCGAAGCGGTAAACATG TTCGCCGTAAATCTATTCCGGACGCTACCTCCGTCGTCAAATCCTAACGGCGCGGAATTTGATCCGGAAGAGGATGAGCCGACGTTGGAAGCGGCTTGGCCGCACTTACAACTTGTCTACGAATTTTTTTTGCGGCTGTTAGAGTCGCAGGACTTCCAGCCATCTATAGCGAGGCGCTACATAGATCAAAAATTCGTGCTACAGCTCTTGGAGTTGTTCGATTCTGAAgatccgagagagagagattttcttAAGACGACCCTTCATAGGATTTACGGAAAATTCCTGGGTCTCAGAGCGTACATTAGGAAAcagataaataatgttttctatCGATTTATATACGAGACGGAGCATCACAATGGCATCGCAGAGTTGCTTGAAATCTTAGGaag taTTATAAACGGCTTTGCTCTGCCTTTGAAGGAAGAGCACAAGgtgtttttgttaaaagtcCTACTACCCTTGCACAAGGCTAAGTCATTATCTGTATACCATCCGCAACTAGCGTACTGCGTCGTCCAATTTTTGGAAAAGGATCCGTCGTTAACGGAACCAGTGATTAGAAATCTGTTGAAGTTCTGGCCAAAAACACATTCCCCTAAAGAAGTTATGTTCTTGAACGAGCTTGAAGAGATCTTAGATGTTATCGAGCCAGCTGAATTCCAAAAGGTCATGGATCCGTTATTTAGGCAACTAGCCAAATGTGTATCGTCACCGCATTTCCAG gtAGCGGAAAGGGCTCTCTATTATTGGAATAACGAATACATAATGTCCTTGATATCGGACAATTACTCCGTTATTTTACCGATAATGTATCCAGCTTTTTATAGAAACTCCCGCAATCACTGGAACAAGACGATCCATGGTTTAATTTACAACGCTCTGAAACTTTTTATGGAGATGAATCAAAAAGTATTCGATGAATGTACAACACAATACTATCAG GAACGTCAAAGGGAGCGAAAACTCATAAAAGATCGAGATGAAGCATGGATGCGCGTAGAAGCGCTCGCTATGAGGCATCCAAACTACAATATAACAAACAAAGCAACAacgaataatacaatatacacGTCACCGCAACATATAGATAACTCGCCGCCCGACGAAGACGGTGATACAGATCAAACTCCACTTACGTTGGAGAAAATTGAAGCTAGAGCTAATGAG gcGAAGAAAATGACAAACGTAAACAAAGTAAAACCGCTTTTACGAAGGAAGAGCGATTTACCACAAGATTCATATACAATGCGGGCATTGTCCGATCATAAACGCGCCGATGAATACCTTGTCACGCCGCCAGATCCGAATAATTGCTAG
- the LOC140668746 gene encoding serine/threonine-protein phosphatase 2A 56 kDa regulatory subunit gamma isoform isoform X5: MVHVGGISPSLGGALPKSPSFHQGLALATVLPQDLSKGYPVTFALHYQPLQPLLIETQQGNEREELFIQKLRQCCVLFDFESDPLSDLKWKEVKRTALHEMVEYVTKNKNVITEAIYPEAVNMFAVNLFRTLPPSSNPNGAEFDPEEDEPTLEAAWPHLQLVYEFFLRLLESQDFQPSIARRYIDQKFVLQLLELFDSEDPRERDFLKTTLHRIYGKFLGLRAYIRKQINNVFYRFIYETEHHNGIAELLEILGSIINGFALPLKEEHKVFLLKVLLPLHKAKSLSVYHPQLAYCVVQFLEKDPSLTEPVIRNLLKFWPKTHSPKEVMFLNELEEILDVIEPAEFQKVMDPLFRQLAKCVSSPHFQVAERALYYWNNEYIMSLISDNYSVILPIMYPAFYRNSRNHWNKTIHGLIYNALKLFMEMNQKVFDECTTQYYQERQRERKLIKDRDEAWMRVEALAMRHPNYNITNKATTNNTIYTSPQHIDNSPPDEDGDTDQTPLTLEKIEARANEAKKMTNVNKVKPLLRRKSDLPQDSYTMRALSDHKRADEYLVTPPDPNNC, encoded by the exons ATGGTTCATGTCGGTGGAATTAGCCCATCTCTGGGCGGTGCTCTGCCCAAAAGTCCCAGTTTTCATCAGGGTCTTGCTTTAGCGACGGTGTTGCCTCAGGACTTGAGCAAGGGTTACCCGGTGACCTTCGCACTGCATTATCAACCTTTGCAACCTCTTCTAATCG AAACGCAACAGGGAAACGAACGGGAGGAACTTTTTATACAGAAGCTACGGCAATGCTGCGTCCTCTTCGACTTCGAGTCCGATCCCTTGTCAGATTTGAAATGGAAGGAGGTAAAGCGCACTGCTCTCCACGAGATGGTCGAGTATGTAaccaaaaacaaaaatgttattacCGAAGCGATATATCCCGAAGCGGTAAACATG TTCGCCGTAAATCTATTCCGGACGCTACCTCCGTCGTCAAATCCTAACGGCGCGGAATTTGATCCGGAAGAGGATGAGCCGACGTTGGAAGCGGCTTGGCCGCACTTACAACTTGTCTACGAATTTTTTTTGCGGCTGTTAGAGTCGCAGGACTTCCAGCCATCTATAGCGAGGCGCTACATAGATCAAAAATTCGTGCTACAGCTCTTGGAGTTGTTCGATTCTGAAgatccgagagagagagattttcttAAGACGACCCTTCATAGGATTTACGGAAAATTCCTGGGTCTCAGAGCGTACATTAGGAAAcagataaataatgttttctatCGATTTATATACGAGACGGAGCATCACAATGGCATCGCAGAGTTGCTTGAAATCTTAGGaag taTTATAAACGGCTTTGCTCTGCCTTTGAAGGAAGAGCACAAGgtgtttttgttaaaagtcCTACTACCCTTGCACAAGGCTAAGTCATTATCTGTATACCATCCGCAACTAGCGTACTGCGTCGTCCAATTTTTGGAAAAGGATCCGTCGTTAACGGAACCAGTGATTAGAAATCTGTTGAAGTTCTGGCCAAAAACACATTCCCCTAAAGAAGTTATGTTCTTGAACGAGCTTGAAGAGATCTTAGATGTTATCGAGCCAGCTGAATTCCAAAAGGTCATGGATCCGTTATTTAGGCAACTAGCCAAATGTGTATCGTCACCGCATTTCCAG gtAGCGGAAAGGGCTCTCTATTATTGGAATAACGAATACATAATGTCCTTGATATCGGACAATTACTCCGTTATTTTACCGATAATGTATCCAGCTTTTTATAGAAACTCCCGCAATCACTGGAACAAGACGATCCATGGTTTAATTTACAACGCTCTGAAACTTTTTATGGAGATGAATCAAAAAGTATTCGATGAATGTACAACACAATACTATCAG GAACGTCAAAGGGAGCGAAAACTCATAAAAGATCGAGATGAAGCATGGATGCGCGTAGAAGCGCTCGCTATGAGGCATCCAAACTACAATATAACAAACAAAGCAACAacgaataatacaatatacacGTCACCGCAACATATAGATAACTCGCCGCCCGACGAAGACGGTGATACAGATCAAACTCCACTTACGTTGGAGAAAATTGAAGCTAGAGCTAATGAG gcGAAGAAAATGACAAACGTAAACAAAGTAAAACCGCTTTTACGAAGGAAGAGCGATTTACCACAAGATTCATATACAATGCGGGCATTGTCCGATCATAAACGCGCCGATGAATACCTTGTCACGCCGCCAGATCCGAATAATTGCTAG
- the LOC140668746 gene encoding serine/threonine-protein phosphatase 2A 56 kDa regulatory subunit gamma isoform isoform X3, whose protein sequence is MQSKMQTFTGLAFGNVFKKKANKMTGGPPVGNAPPPPTLINKIKYQPGGPVIKKDKRQSSSRFNISKNRELQKLPLLSETQQGNEREELFIQKLRQCCVLFDFESDPLSDLKWKEVKRTALHEMVEYVTKNKNVITEAIYPEAVNMFAVNLFRTLPPSSNPNGAEFDPEEDEPTLEAAWPHLQLVYEFFLRLLESQDFQPSIARRYIDQKFVLQLLELFDSEDPRERDFLKTTLHRIYGKFLGLRAYIRKQINNVFYRFIYETEHHNGIAELLEILGSIINGFALPLKEEHKVFLLKVLLPLHKAKSLSVYHPQLAYCVVQFLEKDPSLTEPVIRNLLKFWPKTHSPKEVMFLNELEEILDVIEPAEFQKVMDPLFRQLAKCVSSPHFQVAERALYYWNNEYIMSLISDNYSVILPIMYPAFYRNSRNHWNKTIHGLIYNALKLFMEMNQKVFDECTTQYYQERQRERKLIKDRDEAWMRVEALAMRHPNYNITNKATTNNTIYTSPQHIDNSPPDEDGDTDQTPLTLEKIEARANEAKKMTNVNKVKPLLRRKSDLPQDSYTMRALSDHKRADEYLVTPPDPNNC, encoded by the exons ATGCAGAGTAAGATGCAAACGTTCACCGGTCTCGCCTTCGGGAACGTGTTTAAGAAAAAG GCAAACAAGATGACCGGGGGACCTCCGGTGGGCAATGCACCACCTCCACCTACGCTCATCAACAAAATCAAGTATCAACCCGGTGGACCTGTAATAAAGAAGGATAAACGGCAAAGCAGCTCGAGGTTCAATATATCGAAAAATCGGGAATTGCAGAAATTACCGTTGTTGTCCG AAACGCAACAGGGAAACGAACGGGAGGAACTTTTTATACAGAAGCTACGGCAATGCTGCGTCCTCTTCGACTTCGAGTCCGATCCCTTGTCAGATTTGAAATGGAAGGAGGTAAAGCGCACTGCTCTCCACGAGATGGTCGAGTATGTAaccaaaaacaaaaatgttattacCGAAGCGATATATCCCGAAGCGGTAAACATG TTCGCCGTAAATCTATTCCGGACGCTACCTCCGTCGTCAAATCCTAACGGCGCGGAATTTGATCCGGAAGAGGATGAGCCGACGTTGGAAGCGGCTTGGCCGCACTTACAACTTGTCTACGAATTTTTTTTGCGGCTGTTAGAGTCGCAGGACTTCCAGCCATCTATAGCGAGGCGCTACATAGATCAAAAATTCGTGCTACAGCTCTTGGAGTTGTTCGATTCTGAAgatccgagagagagagattttcttAAGACGACCCTTCATAGGATTTACGGAAAATTCCTGGGTCTCAGAGCGTACATTAGGAAAcagataaataatgttttctatCGATTTATATACGAGACGGAGCATCACAATGGCATCGCAGAGTTGCTTGAAATCTTAGGaag taTTATAAACGGCTTTGCTCTGCCTTTGAAGGAAGAGCACAAGgtgtttttgttaaaagtcCTACTACCCTTGCACAAGGCTAAGTCATTATCTGTATACCATCCGCAACTAGCGTACTGCGTCGTCCAATTTTTGGAAAAGGATCCGTCGTTAACGGAACCAGTGATTAGAAATCTGTTGAAGTTCTGGCCAAAAACACATTCCCCTAAAGAAGTTATGTTCTTGAACGAGCTTGAAGAGATCTTAGATGTTATCGAGCCAGCTGAATTCCAAAAGGTCATGGATCCGTTATTTAGGCAACTAGCCAAATGTGTATCGTCACCGCATTTCCAG gtAGCGGAAAGGGCTCTCTATTATTGGAATAACGAATACATAATGTCCTTGATATCGGACAATTACTCCGTTATTTTACCGATAATGTATCCAGCTTTTTATAGAAACTCCCGCAATCACTGGAACAAGACGATCCATGGTTTAATTTACAACGCTCTGAAACTTTTTATGGAGATGAATCAAAAAGTATTCGATGAATGTACAACACAATACTATCAG GAACGTCAAAGGGAGCGAAAACTCATAAAAGATCGAGATGAAGCATGGATGCGCGTAGAAGCGCTCGCTATGAGGCATCCAAACTACAATATAACAAACAAAGCAACAacgaataatacaatatacacGTCACCGCAACATATAGATAACTCGCCGCCCGACGAAGACGGTGATACAGATCAAACTCCACTTACGTTGGAGAAAATTGAAGCTAGAGCTAATGAG gcGAAGAAAATGACAAACGTAAACAAAGTAAAACCGCTTTTACGAAGGAAGAGCGATTTACCACAAGATTCATATACAATGCGGGCATTGTCCGATCATAAACGCGCCGATGAATACCTTGTCACGCCGCCAGATCCGAATAATTGCTAG
- the LOC140668746 gene encoding serine/threonine-protein phosphatase 2A 56 kDa regulatory subunit gamma isoform isoform X2, producing the protein METAKSGKDKAKNGKDVDAVDEANKMTGGPPVGNAPPPPTLINKIKYQPGGPVIKKDKRQSSSRFNISKNRELQKLPLLSETQQGNEREELFIQKLRQCCVLFDFESDPLSDLKWKEVKRTALHEMVEYVTKNKNVITEAIYPEAVNMFAVNLFRTLPPSSNPNGAEFDPEEDEPTLEAAWPHLQLVYEFFLRLLESQDFQPSIARRYIDQKFVLQLLELFDSEDPRERDFLKTTLHRIYGKFLGLRAYIRKQINNVFYRFIYETEHHNGIAELLEILGSIINGFALPLKEEHKVFLLKVLLPLHKAKSLSVYHPQLAYCVVQFLEKDPSLTEPVIRNLLKFWPKTHSPKEVMFLNELEEILDVIEPAEFQKVMDPLFRQLAKCVSSPHFQVAERALYYWNNEYIMSLISDNYSVILPIMYPAFYRNSRNHWNKTIHGLIYNALKLFMEMNQKVFDECTTQYYQERQRERKLIKDRDEAWMRVEALAMRHPNYNITNKATTNNTIYTSPQHIDNSPPDEDGDTDQTPLTLEKIEARANEAKKMTNVNKVKPLLRRKSDLPQDSYTMRALSDHKRADEYLVTPPDPNNC; encoded by the exons ATg GAAACGGCGAAGAGCGGCAAGGACAAGGCGAAGAACGGCAAGGACGTCGACGCCGTTGACGAG GCAAACAAGATGACCGGGGGACCTCCGGTGGGCAATGCACCACCTCCACCTACGCTCATCAACAAAATCAAGTATCAACCCGGTGGACCTGTAATAAAGAAGGATAAACGGCAAAGCAGCTCGAGGTTCAATATATCGAAAAATCGGGAATTGCAGAAATTACCGTTGTTGTCCG AAACGCAACAGGGAAACGAACGGGAGGAACTTTTTATACAGAAGCTACGGCAATGCTGCGTCCTCTTCGACTTCGAGTCCGATCCCTTGTCAGATTTGAAATGGAAGGAGGTAAAGCGCACTGCTCTCCACGAGATGGTCGAGTATGTAaccaaaaacaaaaatgttattacCGAAGCGATATATCCCGAAGCGGTAAACATG TTCGCCGTAAATCTATTCCGGACGCTACCTCCGTCGTCAAATCCTAACGGCGCGGAATTTGATCCGGAAGAGGATGAGCCGACGTTGGAAGCGGCTTGGCCGCACTTACAACTTGTCTACGAATTTTTTTTGCGGCTGTTAGAGTCGCAGGACTTCCAGCCATCTATAGCGAGGCGCTACATAGATCAAAAATTCGTGCTACAGCTCTTGGAGTTGTTCGATTCTGAAgatccgagagagagagattttcttAAGACGACCCTTCATAGGATTTACGGAAAATTCCTGGGTCTCAGAGCGTACATTAGGAAAcagataaataatgttttctatCGATTTATATACGAGACGGAGCATCACAATGGCATCGCAGAGTTGCTTGAAATCTTAGGaag taTTATAAACGGCTTTGCTCTGCCTTTGAAGGAAGAGCACAAGgtgtttttgttaaaagtcCTACTACCCTTGCACAAGGCTAAGTCATTATCTGTATACCATCCGCAACTAGCGTACTGCGTCGTCCAATTTTTGGAAAAGGATCCGTCGTTAACGGAACCAGTGATTAGAAATCTGTTGAAGTTCTGGCCAAAAACACATTCCCCTAAAGAAGTTATGTTCTTGAACGAGCTTGAAGAGATCTTAGATGTTATCGAGCCAGCTGAATTCCAAAAGGTCATGGATCCGTTATTTAGGCAACTAGCCAAATGTGTATCGTCACCGCATTTCCAG gtAGCGGAAAGGGCTCTCTATTATTGGAATAACGAATACATAATGTCCTTGATATCGGACAATTACTCCGTTATTTTACCGATAATGTATCCAGCTTTTTATAGAAACTCCCGCAATCACTGGAACAAGACGATCCATGGTTTAATTTACAACGCTCTGAAACTTTTTATGGAGATGAATCAAAAAGTATTCGATGAATGTACAACACAATACTATCAG GAACGTCAAAGGGAGCGAAAACTCATAAAAGATCGAGATGAAGCATGGATGCGCGTAGAAGCGCTCGCTATGAGGCATCCAAACTACAATATAACAAACAAAGCAACAacgaataatacaatatacacGTCACCGCAACATATAGATAACTCGCCGCCCGACGAAGACGGTGATACAGATCAAACTCCACTTACGTTGGAGAAAATTGAAGCTAGAGCTAATGAG gcGAAGAAAATGACAAACGTAAACAAAGTAAAACCGCTTTTACGAAGGAAGAGCGATTTACCACAAGATTCATATACAATGCGGGCATTGTCCGATCATAAACGCGCCGATGAATACCTTGTCACGCCGCCAGATCCGAATAATTGCTAG